A single region of the Leptodactylus fuscus isolate aLepFus1 chromosome 5, aLepFus1.hap2, whole genome shotgun sequence genome encodes:
- the DNMT1 gene encoding DNA (cytosine-5)-methyltransferase 1: MPAQASAPALPADVRKRLKALDKEQDGLSEKECVEQKLSLVLDYLEADIKDKLSDLETKLSKEELSEEGYLQKVKALLGKELGVENGVVNGETNGCSPNGTCGSDEEDVEMEEATPGSKGRRGRRSKTNGESKKSTRGRPPKSAPKQPTILSMFSKGQGKRKSVEFNGDVKLENEATQEEPAEEEQVEKKLKVETKEEDGPVKQETPKPKSVQAPKTPPPKCLDCRQYLDDPDLKYFQGDPDDALEEPEMLTDERLSLFDANEDGFESYEDLPQHKVTCFSIYDKKGHLCPFDSGLIEKNVELYFSGVVKPIYDDNPSLDGGVRAKKLGPINAWWITGFDGGEKALIGFTTAFADYFLMDPSEEYSPIFALMQEKIYMSKIVVEFLQNNPDVSYEDLLNKIETTVPPAGLNFNRFTEDSLLRHAQFVVEQVESYDDAADSDEQPVIITPCMRDLIKLAGVTLGKRRAVRRQAIRHPTKIVKDKGPTKATTTRLVYQIFDTFFSEQIENNDEKENNKRRRCGVCEVCQQPDCGKCKACQDMVKFGGGGRNKQACLQRRCPNLAVKEADEDEEVDDNIPEMPSPKKILQGRKKKQEKKNRISWRGEPVKVEGKKEYYLKVSIDDEILEVGDCVSVSPDNPTEPLYLARITSMWEDANGPMFHAHWFCLGTDTVLGATSDPLELFLVDECEDMQLSYIHGKVNVVYKAPSENWFMEGGLDHDNNVVEDDGKSYYYQLWYDPEYARFETPPKVQPSEDNKYKFCTSCTRLAEIRQREMPRVFDIAEDLDGKVCYSLATKNGVQYKVGDGVLLLPEAFNFSVKLGSPMKRSHKKDDVDEDLYPEYYRKSSDYIKGSNLDAPEPYRLGRIKEIYCNKRSNGKPNEADIKLRVYKFYRPENTHKGVKASYHADINLVYWSDEEALVDFKDVQGRCSVEYGEDLTESIQEYSAGGSDRFYFLEAYNAKAKSFEDPPNHARSSMNKGKGKGKGKGKGKMSSAQSEDEKRPEDHVPKLATLDVFSGCGGLSEGFHQAGISETKWAIEMWDPAAQAFRLNNPGTTVFTEDCNVLLKLVMSGEKTNSLGQRLPQKGDVEMLCGGPPCQGFSGMNRFNSRTYSKFKNSLVVSYLSYCDYYRPKYFLLENVRNFVSFKSSMVLKLTLRCLVRMGYQCTFGVLQAGQYGVAQTRRRAIVLAAAPGEKLPMFPEPLHVFAPRACQLSVVVDEKKYVSNITRTNSSLFRTITVRDTMSDLPEIRNGASALEISYNGEPQSWFQRQIRGSQYQPILRDHVCKDMSALVAARMRHIPLAPGSDWRDLPNIEVRLSDGTTTRKLRYTHSDKKNGRSSTGALRGVCSCAEGKQCDPADRQFNTLIPWCLPHTGNRHNHWAGLYGRLEWDGFFSTTVTNPEPMGKQGRVLHPEQHRVVSVRECARSQGFPDTYRLFGNILDKHRQVGNAVPPPLSRAIGMELKACVMAKLKEKETECVKQEKMEMD, translated from the exons ATGCCAGCCCAGGCCTCGGCTCCCGCCCTGCCCGCTGACGTCAGGAAGCG GCTGAAGGCTTTGGATAAAGAACAAGATGGACTCTCTGAGAAG GAATGTGTGGAGCAGAAGCTGAGCCTGGTCCTGGACTACCTGGAAGCCGATATAAAGGACAAGCTGAGCGACCTGGAAACCAAGCTGAGCAAAGAGGAGCTGTCTGAG GAAGGGTATCTACAAAAGGTGAAGGCCTTGCTTGGTAAAGAACTAGGTGTTGAAAATGGCGTTGTGAATGGCGAGACCAATGGCTGTTCTCCAAACGGTACTTGTGGCAGTGATGAGGAAGACGTGGAGATGGAAGAGGCAACGCCTGGGTCTAAAGGTCGTAGGGGTAGAAGGAGCAAGACCAACGGAGAGAGTAAAA AATCTACTCGTGGACGACCTCCAAAATCTGCACCCAAACAGCCGACCATCCTGTCCATGTTCTCCAAAGG CCAAGGCAAGCGCAAGTCTGTTGAATTCAATGGTGATGTGAAATTGGAAAATGAAGCCACCCAAGAAGAGCCGGCTGAGGAG GAGCAAGTAGAGAAGAAGCTAAAAGTGGAGACAAAGGAGGAAGATGG ACCTGTGAAACAGGAAACTCCAAAGCCCAAATCCGTTCAGGCCCCAAAG ACGCCTCCTCCAAAGTGTCTTGACTGCAGGCAGTATCTGGATGACCCCGACCTAAAGTATTTCCAGGGAGACCCTGATGATGCA CTGGAGGAGCCAGAAATGTTGACAGACGAGCGCCTGTCATTGTTTGATGCCAACGAAGATGGATTTGAGAGCTATGAGGATCTTCCCCAGCACAAAGTGACATGTTTCAG CATTTACGACAAGAAAGGACATCTGTGTCCTTTTGATTCTGGCCTGATCGAGAAGAATGTCGAGCTTTACTTCAGTGGTGTCGTGAAGCCAATATATGACGACAATCCCTCTTTGGATG GAGGTGTAAGGGCTAAGAAGCTAGGACCCATTAATGCTTGGTGGATAACTGGCTTTGATGGAGGAGAAAAGGCTCTGATCGGGTTTACAACTG CATTTGCCGACTATTTCCTTATGGACCCCAGTGAAGAGTACAGTCCAATCTTTGCTCTGATGCAAGAGAAGATCTATATGAGTAAAATAGTGGTAGAATTTCTCCAGAACAATCCGGACGTGTCCTATGAGGACCTGCTGAACAAGATTGAG ACAACCGTCCCTCCGGCAGGGCTGAACTTCAACCGCTTCACTGAAGACTCGCTCCTGAGGCATGCCCAATTTGTGGTGGAGCAGGTGGAGAGCTACGATGATGCCGCAGACAGTGACGAACAGCCGGTTATTATCACCCCTTGTATGAGGGACCTGATCAAACTTGCTGGAGTCACACTGGGAAAGAG GCGAGCTGTGAGGAGACAAGCGATAAGACATCCCACAAAGATTGTAAAGGACAAGGGTCCAACCAAGGCCACCACCACTAGACTGGTGTACCAGATCTTTGATACCTTCTTCTCCGAACAGATTGAGAACAATGACGAAAAGGAGAACAACAAGCGCAGGCGCTGTGGAGTGTGTGAG GTGTGCCAGCAACCAGACTGTGGCAAATGTAAAGCTTGCCAAGACATGGTGAAGTTTGGAGGAGGTGGCCGGAATAAGCAGGCTTGCCTGCAGAGAAG GTGTCCTAACTTGGCCGTCAAAGAAGCGGATGAAGACGAGGAGGTGGACGACAATATCCCTGAAATGCCTTCTCCTAAGAAAATTCTCCAGGGCCGCAAGAAGAAACAGGAGAAAAAGAACAGAATCTCCTGGCGAGGGGAACCTGTCAAG GTTGAAGGGAAGAAGGAGTATTACCTTAAAGTGTCTATTGATGATGAGATCCTTGAAGTTGGTGACTGCGTGTCCGTGAGTCCTGATAATCCCACAGAGCCTCTGTATTTGGCAAG GATTACATCCATGTGGGAAGATGCCAATGGTCCCATGTTCCATGCTCACTGGTTTTGCCTTGGTACGGACACCGTCCTGGGAGCCACATCCGATCCACTAGAGCTATTCCTTGTGGACGAATGTGAAGACATGCAGTTGTCTTATATTCACGGAAAGGTTAATGTGGTCTACAAAGCTCCATCAGAAAACTGGTTTATGGAG GGTGGTTTGGACCATGACAACAATGTAGTGGAAGATGATGGGAAGTCCTACTACTATCAGCTATGGTATGACCCAGAGTATGCTCGCTTCGAGACTCCACCAAAGGTGCAACCATCAGAGGACAACAAGTACAA GTTCTGCACCAGCTGTACCAGGCTAGCGGAAATACGGCAGAGGGAGATGCCCAGGGTTTTCGACATTGCTGAGGACCTGGATGGAAAAGTCTGCTACAGCCTGGCCACGAAGAATGGCGTACAGTACAAGGTTGGGGATGGGGTCTTACTCCTGCCTGAGGCCTTCAACTTTAG TGTCAAACTGGGCAGTCCCATGAAGAGGTCTCACAAGAAGGATGACGTGGATGAAGACCTCTACCCTGAGTATTACCGCAAGTCATCTGACTACATCAAGGGTAGCAATCTGGATGCCCCAGAGCCATATCGACTAGGCCGCATTAAGGAAATCTACTGCAATAAAAGGAGCAATGGCAAACCGAACGAAGCGGATATCAAGCTGCGGGTGTACAAGTTCTACAG GCCTGAGAATACCCACAAGGGTGTAAAGGCCAGCTACCATGCCGACATCAACCTGGTGTACTGGAGCGATGAGGAGGCGCTGGTGGACTTCAAAGACGTCCAGGGTCGGTGCTCTGTAGAATATGGTGAAGATCTGACCGAGTCCATTCAGGAATATTCTGCCGGAGGGTCGGACAGGTTCTACTTCCTGGAG GCTTATAACGCAAAAGCAAAGAGCTTTGAGGATCCCCCTAACCATGCCCGTAGCTCTATGAACAAAGGCAAGGGGAAGGGCAAAGGGAAAG GAAAGGGCAAAATGTCCTCTGCGCAGTCTGAGGATGAGAAGAGACCAGAGGATCATGTGCCTAAACTGGCCACCCTGGATGTGTTTTCGGGATGTGGCGGATTGTCCGAAGGTTTCCACCAAGCGG GAATATCTGAGACCAAATGGGCCATAGAGATGTGGGACCCGGCCGCACAGGCTTTCAGGCTGAACAATCCAGGGACCACAGTGTTTACCGAGGACTGTAACGTCCTGCTGAAGCTGGTCATGTCAGGGGAGAAGACCAACTCTCTGGGCCAGCGGCTGCCACAGAAGGGCGATGTTGAAATGCTTTGCGGCGGCCCACCCTGCCAAGGCTTCAGTGGGATGAACAGGTTCAATTCCAGAACTTACTCCAAGTTCAAGAACTCCTTGGTGGTTTCTTATCTCAG CTACTGCGACTATTACCGACCCAAATACTTCCTGCTGGAAAACGTCAGGAACTTTGTGTCCTTCAAGAGCTCCATGGTGTTGAAACTAACCCTGCGCTGTCTTGTCCGCATGGGATACCAGTGTACCTTTGGCGTGCTGCAG GCTGGTCAGTATGGTGTGGCACAGACACGTAGAAGAGCCATTGTCCTTGCTGCTGCCCCAGGCGAGAAGTTGCCCATGTTCCCTGAGCCCTTGCATGTGTTTGCACCTCGTGCCTGCCAGTTGAGTGTCGTGGTGGATGAGAAGAAATACGTGAGCAACATTACAAG GACAAACTCCAGCCTCTTCAGAACCATCACAGTGCGGGATACAATGTCCGACCTCCCCGAGATCCGTAATGGGGCCTCTGCACTCGAAATCTCCTATAACGGCGAACCTCAGTCATGGTTCCAGAGACAGATCCGAGGCTCCCAATATCAGCCAATTCTCAGGGATCACGTGTGCAAG GATATGAGTGCCTTGGTAGCGGCCAGAATGCGACACATACCTCTTGCACCTGGCTCAGATTGGCGAGATCTACCCAACATCGAAGTCCGCTTATCTGACGGAACAACCACCCGCAAGTTACGTTACACCCACAGCGACAAGAAGAATGGCCGCAGCAGTACTGGAGCGCTAAGGGGTGTCTGTTCCTGTGCTGAAG GTAAACAGTGCGACCCTGCAGACCGCCAGTTCAACACCCTCATACCTTGGTGCCTGCCACACACTGGGAACAGGCACAATCACTGGGCAGGCTTGTATGGCAGGTTGGAGTGGGACGGCTTCTTCAGCACTACAGTTACTAACCCTGAGCCTATGGGGAAACAG GGCCGTGTACTTCATCCAGAGCAGCACCGTGTGGTAAGTGTACGAGAGTGCGCCCGATCTCAAGGCTTCCCAGACACCTACAGACTGTTCGGAAACATATTGGACAAACACAGACAG gtGGGCAATGCCGTACCACCCCCACTGTCCAGAGCAATTGGCATGGAGCTAAAGGCCTGCGTCATGGCAAAGCTCAAAGAGAAAGAAACAG AATGTGTAAAGCAGGAGAAGATGGAGATGGATTAA